In Rosa rugosa chromosome 4, drRosRugo1.1, whole genome shotgun sequence, the genomic stretch TCCAGAACAGTACTGCTTTCAATGTGAAGTAATCTCTtctataactatcatatacCCCTTGAACCCCATCCCACAAAGTCTTCAAATCATCTATTAACGGCTGGAGGTAGACATCAATATCATTTCCAGGTTGTTTAGGTCCAGAGATTAACAAAGTTAGCATCATATACTTCCTCTTCATGCAGAGCCATGGGGGAAGATTATAGCTCACTAGTATGACAGGCCAGCAAGAGTATCTACTAGAAAGAGAACTGTAGGGATTGAAACCGTCAGACGATAGCGCTAGCCTTAAATTCCTAGGCTCTATACCAAAAGCAGGCCACTGATCGTCCACTAACTTCCAAGTAGGGGAATCAGCAGGATGCCTCATTTTACCATCATTTAGTCGCTCATCAGCATGCCATGTCAAGCTTTTAGCTGTACTTACTGATTGAAACATCTTCCTAAACCTTGGTATAGGTGGAAAATACCACAAAACCTTCCCCGGAACCCCTACTTTCTCTATTTCATTCTTACCCAACTTCCACCGAGAGAGACCACAAGTAGGGCAGGTAGTGGCATCAACATTACTATCCCTATATAAGATACAATCATTAGGACAGGCATGTATCTTTTCATATTCCATTCCCAATGAACATAAAGTCTTTTTGGCCTCATAGAAAGACCCTGGGACTTCATTACCTTCTGGAAGCAACATTCCAATGAGTATCAACATGTCAGAATAACAAGCATCACTTAacccatgctttgctttcagatTGTATGTTTTAACAAGTCCATTCAACTTTGTAAAACGCGTACAACCAAGGTAAAGAGGTTTATCACCATCCTCGACAAACCTTAAAAATTCATCGGAGTCTTCTGAAAACTCCTCATCATCGGACCCCCCCATACTGTAGTCATTCTGCCCTATGCCTATGGGATTCTGTTCTACAGTTTCAGAATGCTCTTCGGGTACACTCTCATTTGACACATTTTCCCCATGCCATATCCAATTTGTGTATGTTTTATCAATACCAAACTCAACTAGATGATCCTTCACTACCCCAGCCTTGAAACTTTTACTATGTGCACAATTCATACAAGGACAGCAAAGTTTATTAACATTGCAACCACTCTCTAATGCAAACTGAATTAATTCTTCAACCCCTAACTCAAATGCCCGTGATCTTCTATCAGCATGCATCCAAGATTTATCCATCTTACAATCAAACAGAAAAACAACTTAGTACGATTCCTAAGACATAACCAACATACCTAACgcaaacataaaaaaataaccAGATAATACAAAAACCAATTGAATTCATAGCTTTAAGCATCAAAATTTACTCAACATTTATTTGGTCCAGATAACACATCATCATTTACACAGCATCCATCAAAACACAGAAAGCAAGTCCAAACATCGATCAAAAATAAGGTTCCAGATTCAAATATCCATAAAAATAATGCTACAAATTCAAACATCCAAAACAATTTCCTTACCTGTTTGCTTTTACTCTCCTAAATGTAAGCTCCAAAACGTATACTCCTTGCTTGTTTGTGAACGTACTGCTTGCTCTGATTTTCCAATAAACCAAAGTATTAGTAAATGAAGCAAATGGTAGATGAAGAGATTGTGAAATGAGCATTTAGCCCGATGCATTAATAATATCAAAGCCTAGGGCTACCAAATACCTAAACTGATCATGTCATTACTCATTGTCATAGGATACATATTATGCACAAAACCAACAACGTCTTTTTGTTAGCAAGAACATTAAAGAACCAAGCTTTGACAACATAACTCATCAAGTTCTCAACtatgtacaagtatttgaaAACACAATGCAAATATATACCCAAAATACGGAAGCTCACAACTTCAACAACTTGTATACAAGAACAGCCTAGTAGCTCCATCACCATTAAATTGACATTGATTCAAACCAGTTCAGTTTACAGTCCAAAAGTACCACAAGTTAACCAAGTGTTTCAAAGTATAGTTCTCAAGAAATATAAACATGTACATGATTATGGACAACAAGAATAACTAATACCAAGAGCTTGATTAACAAAAGATTGAAAAACAACCTCACTATCTTTATCAAAAGTTCTATTTCTACCAGAACTTGATTTTATACTACTAACATAAGATTCATAAGTGGAAAACTTTGAAATTAAATAAGGTCATACCCAAATTAAACAAGATTCATAATCAATGAAGGAACTAGAATTCCTACCTTTGAAGAAATCGCAGAAACTGTACCAAAGTATCCACAACACTACtcttctctttctcaactaGCAATTGAAATTCTCTAGTAAAGACAAACTTGCAACACCAAAGCAGGTATGTCAATGGTATGATACACAAATAAgtaacaaggaaaaaaaagaaagtagaATACCAAAAGAAAAGCAAGCTTCGAACTGAATATCACAATCTACACCCAATCAGAAACTTTATCTATACTACACATTATACCCAATTCcagttcaaaaataaaaatcctaaACCCCAATTTGAGTTCGATGAAATCCCCAATCCCCAAATTCATGTCAACCCTAAACTAGATATATACCCAAAATTGATTTCATCAGAAAACCCTAATCCCCAATTCCAATTCAAGCAAAACCCTAGCAAACCAATACAAAAGATTCGTACCTAGCTTGAAAGAAGGAGCGCTCGATCTGTCTTCAAGAACCTCGAAAACAGTTAATCTTGAAACCTCTTATGACACTCATCGCGGTTGAAAGCTTGGATTTCCTCTTCAGTGCGATGATGGCAGATGGCTCAAATTAGTACTTTTGAGGAATTTTCATTGATTTTGAGAGATGGCAGAGGGCTCGAGTGGATTTTGAGTGAGAGAGATGCGGAGTGAGCTGCTATAGCTGATGGAGATGAGGTCGAGTATGTTTTTGTCGAAATAATGGCCAAGTGTTTAATTTGTCCAAGTCAACTAGCAGCTAGCTAGGGTTAGAAAAGTCAGACAACATAAATGTAAAGGCATTATCTAAGTCAACATCACACAACATAGTTTATAACTAAAGATAAACTCTTGTCTGAAGACATTGTATGAAACAAATATAAACAACATATACAACATCATAAATCCAACACTGTCTTAATACATTTCGCACAACAGACAGACATTAACTGTTGTCTCAATCGAAATATAGAGACAACAGCagagtaataactgttgtctgaatttgaTGTAGAGACAACAGCAATgaaatttatgttgtctgaattgaaaATCCGGACAACATCACACTTATCCTACTAAATCTGTTGGCTGAAGTAAAGTCTCACAATAGAAAAATTCTTGATGTCGTCTGTTAGTAagagacgacagttaaaaattTTGCTGTCGTTGGAAATATGTCGTCTGATtcgttttttggcatagtgaccctagttaatgtagaataacctattcaattggaattacaatacaattcggtcattctctaacacgatgttctaaatcacatcattggggtatggaattgatatgtcaaccccctaatgtgatttcctttcttatgtgattctaagaatgtgattagaaactcctttttaatctcattcaatgctttggccaaagacttttgaatcacatctttgaacatacaccttatttacttaaggttagagattccttattgtacactcacatgtctctatgaccgaattgattacaccaatgaatgcatcaatcatatccattaagggatataacattattgcatcatcaagagctAATCCactcactcataagacaaccaTTGTGTCttaggtcaaaggactaatttgtattattgcaatttagaattcaggtttgacatgtaagtaaaacttcatacaagaactctagtgatcgcgttcagtgtactctttaagataagagcacccacatacttgtattagtatCTCTACAcgaatgacaagagacatatcatcctccatattgagcatacatagtatgtgctagtctttccggattatcaatgtccaaatgataatcctatgactaggaaccttttaggatataTAAGAGTGTacaagagtaaaggtctcatacatctaactctttagattactttctctttaactcatatcccttggaccttgttcaatcaaatatcaaatataagcaatgaacaataaacttgcccttttgataaATAatcattacatcaaaatgatactacaaaaattgaaacAGATAACGCGTTTCAGACGACACCACACACTTTTCCGTCAACTgattgattttctttttttggaccTCGTTTTTACAAAATCCGACTTCTAATATAGACTTATGATTAGTTCAGAAGGCGTAAAAAGACAAAACCGTGGTGTGACGCTAAAAAAATTGAGCGGCAAGTTTCCCACCATGTAAGTGTTGACAAACCCCGTCTCAAATTCCAAATTTCCCCCCAACATGTATTGATCATACAATGGAAATTATAAAACTGTGGTCTGATCAATATGTTTTACAGAAGGAGGGTGATTTCCCAGCACCATTTTTCTCCAACTCCCCAAGGAGGGAAGTCAAATTGATAGGAGACAAACACCAAATTTAAAATGACTGCATTCAGACCACATTTTTataaaattctgttgtgtgagtccTTGTGCAAATTGATATAGGTCGGGCTTGGAACCCTAACACTTagcaaaaaaataacaaaaaacctAAAACTAAAACACAAAGCTCCTCACTCTCTCGACAGCACCTCACTCTCTCTCGACACatacccaaaaccaaaacccaaagcTCCTCACTCTCTCAACAGCGtctccccaaaaccaaaacctgtTGCCAAAACCTCACTCTTCGCTCACGCCTCACCTTAAAACCAAAACCAGTCTCTCCTTATTCGAGAGTCTTCGATTCACATCGATTCTTGAACCAATTGATGGCTTGATGCACCTAAACAATCGTATGTTCCATTTACGCCTTAATTTCGATTCGATTCATTTTTGATTCATGCCCTAGATTTGGATTCCTTACTGTTTCTTCTTTGGTGTTGGCAAAAACTCAATGTGTCGTGTCAAAGCACAAATACATTTAATGTTTTTCACACCGCACTTTTTGTCAAAAGAACTATCGTATGTATACAATAATCACAACGGCTACAAAATAAACCGACTTCTGAATTTCGAAAAGACAACGGGTGCTCATGTCGCCTGTTGTGTGAACAAAAGTCTCCTAACAAGAAATTGCTGTCGACATATGTCGACACCCATCATACCACGGTTCCATGTTTTCGaccttcatcagacgacacctCGACAGATCAAGACCAACCTCAATATCAGATGACAATTTTTACCCATCGTGTGTTTCAATTTTTATAGTAGTGGCACATGCAAAGCTCAAGCACGCACCTAGATCTTCCCAACTTGACTACAATGTATCATGGGAGCACATCCACTCATTATTGTGTTTGCATCACACTGAAGTTAAGGCTTCATTTGAAAAAAGTCGATGCTTTGTGCAACACGAGTTCAAGCATGCATACCTGAGAGAGTTGATAGGATTTGCCTCCATTGCGGCATTGAACAAGATTGCTCATAAAGCGAACAAGTAAGCTCTCATTCATGCTGATGATCTTTTTTACGTGAATATGATACTAACTTATTGATTACATGCTGATTTAAACTTTCTTTTCAGTAAAGTGTGCTGGGAAATTTGATTACCCTTTGATTATTGTTGCTAGAGATTAATTAGGAGTTTCAGCTTTCATGTGCCCCCTCTCCACTCTTTTTGTTCCTTGTTAATTACTTCACTTTATTAACTTTCTAAGATCTAATGTGTTAGACTAAGCTGCCTCATTACTAAACCCTAACCTATAAGGTAGCATTAGTTCAGCTGTAAAGGTATGTACTATATATGTACATTAGTTGAAAAACATTAGACTTCCCAATTAACggtcatcttcatcttctaagTAATATGCACATTCCAAAATACAAATCGAAGTTAAAAAATTACTGTTTAGATAAGGAATAAAGAATATGCTGACAATGGCATCATTGTGCACTAATGTACTGATTGACACATGATATTATATGTTGGCAATCTTCTTTGGAGATAAATTTCTACAATGCAGGGCTGTGTTTATGTCTGTtaggaggattttttttttattgattacATAGGGCTGAATATATAACAATATCAAAACTTGCATCATGTAATTGTGTCATACGTAAAACACATGGGTTACCTTGTGCCCATGAGATAGCTGAATATAAGCGTTGTGACAGTCCCACACCAATTACATTTGTGCATCACCACTGGAGAAAGTTAGAGATTGGGGCAACAGTGGAAGACTTGAAATTCCATGAAAATGTTCATTTAAAAGCACAACTGGAACGATTAGCAGAATGGGCTGAAGAACAAAATGAGGATACAAGACGTCAAATCTTAGTGAAGATTGATAAGCTAATAAATCCAAGCTCTACTTTACTCAGGGAGCCAGCTAAAAAAAGAAAGACCAAAGGGCGTCCCTGTAAGGGAGACAGTAGCACTCCTCATTTGTTATCCGGGTTTGAAATTATAAATACATTGTTGTCTGAGCATGAGACCCATTCGTCTCTTCCAAGTGATCAAGATATCTCACGTAAGTCAAATACAAAGTCAAGTAATGACCACTCAGAGAAAAGTAAGGTACGGTACAAATAGGCTTTTAGTAATATCTACTTGAAATTTATCAATAACTTACTAGTTGTCTACTTGTCTTATGTATAACATTATGTTTTCACAGGCAGATGAGCTGGCTCAAAAGGATATGAGGTTTGAGCTAACTCAAAAATATATAGTACAGTTCATGTTTGGCATTCAGCAATATATTATCAGTTCAATGGATGTTGAAAATGATGGTAATTGTGGTTTTAGAGTTGTGCCATCAGCTATGGGATTTGGTAGAAAACATTAGCGTAAAGTGTGGACTGATTTGATAATTGAGTTAAAAGGCACACTCGAGCTTTATGAAGTTCTTTATAGAGGACAAAGTGTTGTTGACCAACTTTGTAAACGACTTAACCATTCTGCATCCAATTTTGCACCTAAATGGAAATAGATGGAGCTACCAGACATGGGGCATTTGATTGGAACGTGTTATGGAGTAGTAGTAGTCAACTTATCAGATTGTCAGTACTTCACATTTCTCCCATTACGTGAATATACCAAGGGAAAACTAATGGAAGCAAATTTACATGAAATTGGCCTTGGATTTGTAAACAACAATCATTTTGTTCAGGTGAGGAGTAACATATATACATTAATTTGCTAATAAATTTCATATATATGATTTAATGTGACTAATGAGACTTCTTATTTTCTACATAGGCATGTTTATTGTCTGGACACCCATTGCCACCGGTTACACCAAATTGGATCTATCATGCCGATGATAAAGCTAAAAGTTTGTACTTGAAGTATCAAGACCGTTTTCAGCAGTATGATCGATTGCCACATCCTGAAAGAGTGACTAATATATCCTCAGAATCAGTGCAACTTGATGACGACAATGTACTTGCCGATGAAATTGTTCAACTTGGTGATGTCACTATGTCTAGTGAAGAAGAAACAATACATCTTGGTGATGACTGAATTGTCAAAAACGTACTTTTGAGTCTATTAGCTAACTGGTTCAACTTATATTTATTTAGTTATTGTATTtgttaaacatttttttttgtatcagtttttagttttcatcTTGCAGACCATATTGAACAAGTACTGCATGTTCATCTTGCAGGCCATATTGTCATATTGAATAAGTTGCTATACATGTTTAATAGCTAGTATACTGCTACAAGCTTGTGAATTTTGAAAGACTTACAAATgtttgaaattttatttttttcgtgATGTTGTATTGGAGTTGGGATACAACAGTACTATATTTGATTGTAAATTGGACGATGATCCTTTCAAAATAAATTGGACTTTTCTAGCATAAACTACAAGAaaatatgttaaaaaaaaaaaagttaaataataggatatttcatgattttagAGATTAAgaatattttaggtactttaggaagtgtatttagtaaaatattgaaataaaaaaaattaaataagtaGTATATTAAGAAATTAGGGATGTATATTTTAaacttctctttctttctcaaaCTTTCAATTGCAAGACATCTACCATCTCTTTTCTCAAATTACCACTACCAGCCTCATTACAATTTATTGAAAACGTCGACCTCGTCATGCCCAAATCCACCGAAATTCAACTGGATGGGTGTTTTGCATGTTATTATTCATTCTTTGTGTTTTTAATTTAGTTGAAATGGTCATAACCTGACCAGAATCGTAAGGGCCAGCTTGGCCCGGGTCGTTAGACTATTTTTGTgagctggtttttttttttttttggcaaagtttTTGTGAGCTGGTTAGGCAGAGCTATGTTTTATATAGTGTGGCCTCGACACGGCCCAATCCtaaataaattttcaaaattgttGACTAGGCCCAACCGTGCGCAATGACAATAACTAGCTAGGTGAAATTGacactctttttttttgggcaaacaacatatatttttttaattttttattatgcACATGTCCATTATAAAAAAAACTTATTCTTTGAAGATGAGCTGTGATTTGTATAAACCAGGGtgccaatttttattttttattacatAACAGTTGAGTAGTTAACAATAGACTTAAGACATCCCCTAAAGGCTAtagaaaagaaattaatgaCGTGATAATTTTTTCCTAGCTCCGCCGTTATGTGTCAAATTTCAAGTAATTACTTAAGAGGACACATTCTATTTTTAGTTATTAATTGTGAGCTTACAATAATTTACCTAGGCGAAAAGAGCAGAAGAAAAAGCATAAAGCATAAACTAGTGAAACGAAAAGATGAAAACATAACTTTTGGTTATTCTTCTGACTTGTATTTTACTGGCGGTAAACAATTTCTGAGCCTAGTTTAGGTGCGTCGCGGGGCACCAACTGACCCTGCGCCAGCATCAAGGATTTGTAGATCTCGATGATCATCTTCTCATCATACTCCTTAAGGGGGCCTTTTCCGAATGAACCAGTAGCGCCATGACATACGGAACCACCGTAGGCGGTAGTGAACACCCGCGAGTTGGCGAATCTCAGCATGAGTTTGACATAGGCGTCTCGAAGCCAAACCAAAAACTTCTTGGGTGAAGGGATTCTTCTGAGGGAATTCAGCTTCAACTTGGGAGCCATTTTGATCCGCCACACGCGCCTTTTACGGGGTGAACGCAGCTCCATCCGGTTCTTGTGGCGTCGGCCCGACCCACTTAGCTTTTTGTAGCCTCTCCTTCGCCAGTATCCTCTCAGACCTTTGTACATGCTTGTAGAGACCCCTTCCATTGATGCTTGAATTTCGATGGATCTGTGTTCTTGCCGGTAGCTAGCTGATCGATCTGAAACTAGTTTTGATTAATTCACTGATTGAGAGATGGAGAGATATGCGTACAACATTATTAATACTAAAGTAGATGTCGATCTCATTGTATGGAATTATGGATCGAAATATGGGAATATAATATTGCTGGATGGGATGGTAATTATAAATGAGTGAGGGTCACACATACCTGCATTTCTGAAGCGTGTCGCTGTCCTTGATGATTATTGAATGTGGGAGGACATCGCACGTGCTAGGTGCGGATGATCCTCGCCGTTTGATCATACCTTTCTGGCATGGCTTACTTGCCTGCATTAAATCCGtataaaattgaatttttttttaatttcttatttCTTAATTCATATTTGTACCATGTCTTTGGCTGATACCCCTACTTTGTTAAATGGTTAGGATCAGcttctttataaaattaaaaagtgTCCATCTTGTTTTAGGTAAAGAGGTTCTGGAGAATGATTGTGtgtttcattgataataggggtatCTTTTTATAGAGGATTGTAGAATCTGAATCATATAAGGAAAACTTAATCGAACATTGATTAGGATATCTAGAGAATTCTAACATATTATAACTGAAAAAGTAATTAGAGTTTGGGCCCGACACATATAATTCAtgtatccttaaacactcccctttATGTCGCCCAAACGTTGATGCTCCTCTCGTtttctcgtcaaaaaccttatcgagtaacaaaaatcgAGTGGGACAAAGATAActttggtcgaaggagaaaaagagtacaacacacccttcacatttcaATATCAGaatatgtagacatctccccatgatgtctgcgtctccccttgatgattacaatcatgggagttcggataacttccgtagaCCAATGTTTTTCACATATTTCTCGAAAgtgaatttaggcaatgacttagcgAATAAGACC encodes the following:
- the LOC133742562 gene encoding uncharacterized protein LOC133742562, whose translation is MDKSWMHADRRSRAFELGVEELIQFALESGCNVNKLCCPCMNCAHSKSFKAGVVKDHLVEFGIDKTYTNWIWHGENVSNESVPEEHSETVEQNPIGIGQNDYSMGGSDDEEFSEDSDEFLRFVEDGDKPLYLGCTRFTKLNGLVKTYNLKAKHGLSDACYSDMLILIGMLLPEGNEVPGSFYEAKKTLCSLGMEYEKIHACPNDCILYRDSNVDATTCPTCGLSRWKLGKNEIEKVGVPGKVLWYFPPIPRFRKMFQSVSTAKSLTWHADERLNDGKMRHPADSPTWKLVDDQWPAFGIEPRNLRLALSSDGFNPYSSLSSRYSCWPVILVSYNLPPWLCMKRKYMMLTLLISGPKQPGNDIDVYLQPLIDDLKTLWDGVQGVYDSYRRDYFTLKAVLFWTINDFPAYGNLSGSIVKGYNACPVCVEHTKPHRLPHGQKMSYQRHRRFLPRHHPY
- the LOC133706556 gene encoding uncharacterized protein LOC133706556, yielding MEGVSTSMYKGLRGYWRRRGYKKLSGSGRRHKNRMELRSPRKRRVWRIKMAPKLKLNSLRRIPSPKKFLVWLRDAYVKLMLRFANSRVFTTAYGGSVCHGATGSFGKGPLKEYDEKMIIEIYKSLMLAQGQLVPRDAPKLGSEIVYRQ